In Chaetodon trifascialis isolate fChaTrf1 chromosome 2, fChaTrf1.hap1, whole genome shotgun sequence, one DNA window encodes the following:
- the LOC139350208 gene encoding uncharacterized protein: MNPLDWQDAIERLQRNLDPSHRTVANNNMESTSRSSNDWDTCCQYSRYTDNEPQSVMGVNLGSRELTPPSYNFCIGESEDESPDGEPFEMQEDKDPELSRKMNELRKIEEQIMRKKVAIALKKVEPFGKETSPPGLSCKQQSGPCKGATLKERVNVILHQRNSFSFLSEVCSPRDRMDSSLSKGGLLQEDHPLKLRVKALMRQRRRDPCALPTNREDPDVTPPPPPSQSVTSPAKKENSVNQGFERFLSVLNEGVDLDFLRRIVNDDSEDLSLGEELLNIQCPAVESKSDVPFRCQSQRSNSGASLMDRSQTNSGERKTDSPSPERRRNEGPSLPGDDEKKNDRADLCFGSSSRSRSPPAVRKRKKRKEDEDEKPNVDEKHTQLQNILKSLGLSLEVDEMSKLADRTQERLYGKRHDGVTADSRGEQESQQHRNSSSSSSSSSSSSSSRSTSRSCSSSPSRHRRSHNRRSKRRRRHSRDRSRDGRARQDSKKAQTHRDRGTDGQDSRETHTYQHPYPQNHPYPHPHPVGFPAFPQYGLPQYSHYNAHHSDSYSAAAGPYWTYSQGAILSSLYPRGHPYPQNTFHHFPGSRGVHPLHWPRQNADLFVNPDLSTSEGQGSASGPRCLQVVRTKQPAAQSCHRQLTEGYRRRRERKTCRERSILCQNQKLAAEESADSEARGEAPRGDEEKSEAEQSDEEKQQPTEEEIKANLRKKLEAFNQKVKQKIPQPVNSLTSEID, translated from the exons ATGAATCCACTGGACTGGCAAGATGCTATTGAAAGACTGCAGAGAAACCTGGACCCAAGTCACCGCACTGTTGCTAATAACAACATGGAGAGTACCTCAAGATCAAGTAATGACTGGGACACTTGCTGCCAGTACTCACGGTACACTGATAATGAACCACAGAGTGTCATGGGAGTGAATTTGGGATCGAGGGAACTGACGCCTCCCTCTTATAACTTTTGCATTGGGGAGTCAGAAGATGAGAGCCCTGATGGAGAACCCTTTGAAATGCAGGAGGACAAGGATCCAGAGCTGTCGAGGAAGATGAACGAGCTTAGAAAAATAGAGGAGCAGATAATGCGTAAGAAAGTTGCTATTGCTCTGAAAAAAGTTGAACCGTTTGGGAAGGAGACATCGCCTCCAGGCCTGTCCTGCAAGCAGCAGTCAGGTCCATGCAAAGGTGCCACTCTTAAGGAGAGGGTGAATGTCATTTTGCATCAGCGAAATTCTTTCAGCTTTCTGTCAGAG GTCTGTTCTCCCAGAGACAGAATGGACTCCAGCCTGAGCAAAGGTGGATTGCTGCAGGAAGATCATCCGCTGAAGCTCAGAGTGAAGGCACTGATGCGGCAGAGACGTCGTGATCCCTGTGCTTTGCCAACAAACAGGGAG GACCCTGAtgtcacacctcctcctcctccaagcCAAAGTGTCACTTCACCAGCCAAGAAGGAGAACAGTGTAAACCAGGGTTTCGAGCGCTTCCTCAGCGTGCTCAACGAAGGAGTGGACTTAGACTTCCTCCGCAGGATTGTCAACGATGACAGTGAGGATCTGTCTTTAGGCGAGGAGCTCCTGAACATCCAGTGCCCTGCTGTGGAGAGCAAGTCAGATGTGCCTTTCAGGTGCCAGAGCCAGCGATCGAACAGCGGAGCCTCGCTTATGGACCGCAGTCAGACCAacagtggagagaggaagactgaCTCGCCCAGTCCAGAGAGACGCCGCAACGAGGGACCCTCCCTACCTGGTGATGACGAGAAGAAGAATGACAGAGCTGACCTCTGTTTTGGCTCGAGTAGTCGATCCAGGTCTCCCCCGGcagtgagaaagaggaagaagaggaaagaagatgaagacgaAAAACCAAATGTGGATGAGAAGCACACACAGCTCCAGAACATTCTGAAAAGTCTGGGGTTGAGCCTGGAAGTGGACGAGATGAGCAAGTTAGCAGACCGGACTCAGGAGAGGCTGTATGGGAAGAGGCACGACGGCGTGACGGCTGACAGCAGAGGGGAACAGGAGAGTCAGCAGCACAGgaactcctcttcttcttcatcctcctcctcctcctcctcctcctcaaggtCAACCTCCAGAAGCTGTAGTTCCAGCCCCTCTCGCCATCGGCGCTCCCACAACAGACGCTCAAAACGGAGGCGCAGGCATTcgagagacagaagcagagatgGACGGGCACGCCAGGACAGCAAAAAAGCACAGACGcacagggacagagggacagacggacaAGACTCCAGAGAAACTCACACTTACCAACATCCATATCCACAAAATCATCcatacccccacccccaccccgtTGGTTTTCCGGCCTTTCCACAGTACGGTTTGCCCCAGTACTCTCACTACAATGCCCACCACAGTGACTCTTACAGCGCTGCTGCAGGTCCTTACTGGACATATTCTCAGGGTGCCATTCTTTCATCCCTTTAtcccagggggcatccttatCCACAGAACACCTTCCATCACTTTCCTGGCTCCAGAGGGGTCCACCCTCTTCATTGGCCTCGTCAGAACGCTGACTTATTTGTGAATCCAGATCTGTCTACGAGTGAAGGCCAAGGATCGGCCTCTGGACCTCGCTGCCTGCAGGTCGTCCGCACTAAGCAGCCAGCTGCTCAGAGCTGTCACAGGCAACTCACAGAAGGCTACAGgcggaggagggaaagaaagactTGTAGGGAAAGGAGCATTTTATGTCAAAATCAAAAGTTGGCAGCAGAAGAGAGCGCAGATTCTGAGGCGAGGGGGGAGGCTCCACGGGGCGATGAAGAGAAATCGGAAGCTGAGCAgtcagatgaggaaaaacagcagccaacagaggaggaaataaaggcAAACCTGAGGAAAAAG CTTGAAGCATTTAACCAGAAGGTGAAGCAAAAAATCCCACAGCCAGTCAACTCTCTCACCTCTGAGATTGATTAA